In Streptomyces rapamycinicus NRRL 5491, the genomic stretch CGGCTCGGCGGGGTGACCGGCGATGTCTTCGGCGCGCTGGCGGAAACGGCCGCCACCACCGCCCTGGTGGTCCTGACCTTCGGCTGATCGGCTGGTCGGCTGAGAGGTGTTCGGCGGGTCGTGGCGCCTGCGGCGGCCACGCGGCGGAGCCGCATATCGATGCTTCCCCCTCCCCGCCCCTTCCCGACACCTGACGATATGCGGCTCCGCCGCGCGGGGGGCTCCGCCCCAGACCCGGCTCCTCAATCGCCGGAGGGGCTGGAAGGCGGGGCTCCGCCTCAGACCCCGGGGCCGGGGGCGAAGCCCCTGCCACGCGGCGGGCACCCCGTAGGGCCGGCCCTTAGCCGTCGCGCTCCGGGAGTTCCGCGTGCAGGGCCGCGGCCGCCTGCACGAGCGGCAGGGCGAGCAGCGCGCCCGTGCCCTCGCCGATCGTGACGCCGTGGTCGAGCAGCGGGGTGAGGGCGATGCGGTCGAGGGCCTTCTCCTGGCCCGGTTCGCCGCTGGCCTGACCGGCCAGCCACCAGTCCGGGGCGCGGAACGCCACCCGCTGGGCGACCAGCGCGCAGGCAGCCGAGACGACGCCGTCGAGGATCACCGGAGTGTGACGTACGGCGCTCTGCAGCAGGAAGCCGGTGATCGCGGCGAGGTCGGCGCCGCCGACGGTGGCCAGCAGCTGGAGCTGATCGCCGAGCACGGGGCGGGCGCGGCGCAGCCCGTCGCGGATGGCGGCGCACTTGCGCATCCAGGCGAGGTCGTCGATGGCGGCCCCGCCGCGGCCGGTGACCACGGACGCGTCCGTACCGCACAGCGCGGCGATGAGCGTGGCCGCGGCGGTCGTGCCGCCGACGCTGAGGTCGCCGAGGACGAGGAGGTCCGTGCCGGAGTCCGCCTCCTCGTCGGCGATGGCCATCCCGGTGCGGAAGGCCCGCTCGGCCTCGTCCGGGGTGAGCGCGTCCTCGACGTCGATCCGGCCGGACCCGCGGCGTACGCGGTGGCGGGTGACGTCTTCGGGGAGGTCCTCGGGGTCGCAGTCCAGCGACATGTCGATGACGCGGACGGGCGTGCCGAGCCGGGCGGCGAGGATGGCGGCCGGGCTCTCGCCGTCGAGCACGGCGCGGACCAGACGGCGGGTGCTCCTGGCGGGGCGGGCGGAGACGCCGAGGTCGGAGACGCCGTGGTCGCCCGCGAAGAGGACGACGCGGGGCTGCTCGATGGGCTTGACCGGCACCCGCTGCTGAGCGGCGGCCAGCCACTCGCCCAATTCGTCCAGCCGCCCGAGCGCGCCCGGCGGCAACGCGAGCCGCTCGCGGCGCTCCTCGGCGTCACGCCGGATGCCCCCGTCGGGGCGCTCGATCAGGTCGACGAAGTCATCGAGATTGAGAGCACTCACCTGCCGAACCCTACCGGGCGCCCCGGGAACCGGTACGGCGTCCGCCCGTTGAGCCCTGCGCGGCCCCTGCGCGGCCCCTGCGCGGCCCCTGCGCGGCCCCTGCGCGGCCCCTGCGCGGCCCCTGCGCGGCCCCTGCGCGGCCCCTGCGCGGCCCCTGCGCGGGCAACGGGCCGGGGCACGGCCGGGGCACGGCCGGGGCACGGCCGGGGTCCGCGTCGGCCTACTCGGCTCGGCTGCCCGCGCCGCCGTCTCGCGCCTTCGGCGCAATTGAGCAGCGGGGGAGGGGGTGGGGGGCGAGGGCCGCGTCGCCGGGCGCCGGGCCGGTGGGTCGCGGGGACCGTAGCGGCTCGGGCCTACGGGGGCTGGGACCCTTGCCGGGCTGCGGGGCTGGCGGGGCTGCCGGACTGCCGGACTGCTGGGCTGCGGGGCTCCCGGGCTGCCGGGCGCTGGGCCGCCAGGTCGCCCGCCGCCGGGTCGCCGGGGGGCGGGGTATCCGCTGCGAAAACGTTTGACAAATTAGTTGCGCCAGATCAAGTGTTTTCGAGAGGGGTACCCGGAGGGGCCGCCCTGGGACCACCGGCCCGCAGTCCGGAGGGACCTCGGCCGCCGAAGCGGGAGGCCGCCACCGGCGCTCGCCTCCGCCGACCCGGCGCCCGGCGGCGGCGCCGCGCCCCCCACCCCCTGCCCCGCTGCTCAATTGCGCCGAAGGCGCGAGACGAAAGCCGCACCCAACCGAACCGAGCAACCCCGCACGCCCAGGCACGCCCCCGCACGCCCCCGCACACCCCCGCACGCCCAGGCACGCCAAGCGCCCAGGCGCGCCCAGCGTCCAGGCGCGCCCAGCGTCCAGGCGCGCCCAGCGTCCAGGCGCGCCCAGCGTCCAGGCCTCGCGATCAGCCGCGCAGCGGCAAGGGCTGACCCGCCACCACCAACAGCACCTGCTCGCACTCCTCGGCGAACGCCGCGTTCAGACGGCCCAGTTCGTCGCGGAAGCGGCGGCCGGAGGCGGTCGCGGGGACGATGCCCGCGCCGACCTCGTTGCTCACCGCGACGACCGTACGGGTCGTGGCGCGGACCGCCGTGACGAGGGCGGAGACCCGTTCGTGGAGGGCGCGTTCGCCGCCGTGTGCCCACTTCTCGTCGTCCCAGGCGCTCACGGAGTCCATCGCGTCGGTGAGCCACAGCGCCAGGCAGTCGATGAGCAGCGGTGGGCCGTCCTCGGCGAGCAACGGGGGCAGGTCGCAGCTCTCGGTGGTGCGCCAGGAGCCGGGGCGGCGGTCGCGGTGGGCGGCGACGCGGGCGGCCCACTCGGGGTCGCCCTCACGGGTGCCGCCCGTCGCGACGTACAGGACGTCGGGGAACGCGGCCAGCCGCCGTTCCGCCTCGAGGGACTTGCCGGACCGGGCGCCGCCCAGCACCAGCGTGCGGCGCGGCAGGTCCGGCACCGCGTGGTACTCGCCGACGATCAGCGTCTGCCCGTCCGGCACCGCCCGCGCGCCCACCGTGGCGAGGCGGCGGTGCAGCTCCCGGCCGGGCGGGGTGGTGTGGTCGAGATGGACGGCCAGGACATCGGTGGTGGCGCCCACGGCGCCCGAGGAGCGCAGGGCGGCCAGCGCGTCGGGGCGGCCCAGTACGTCGAGCAGCACCATGTCGTACGGCTCGGCCGGGTTCGGGAGTCCGGCGGCGGCCGCGCCCGGCGGGAGGTACAGCAGCCGGGTGCCGTCGGGCCCGGTGACCTCGTAGCCGGTACCGGGGGAGTCCAGCGCGACCGCCCGTACCCGGTGGCCGCTGATCAGGGACAGCGCGCGGCCGTCCGGCACCCGCCCCGGCGCCGGCAGCCCGGCCGGGAACTCGACGGCCGGACCCGCGTGCGGATGGGAGAGCAGCACCTGGCGGACGCCCACCAGCGAGTACCCGGCCCGCGCGGCGGCGAAGGCGGCCCCCGGGGTGAGATCGATCAGCAGCGCGCCGTCGATCAGCAGCGAGGTTGCGGCCCGTGCCTCCTCGCCGACGGCGGCGGCACAGGCGGCGCAGGGACAGCCGTGGCGCGGCAGCCCGTCGGGGGCCCCGGTGCCCAGAAGAGTGAGTTCCACGCCCCGATCGTCTCGCGTCCGTTCCCACGGGTCGCGCGGGGCCACCCCGTACGGAGTGATCAGTCACCTAGGCTGCGGGCAGACATCAGCTGTGGACCGGCGGGTATCACCCGTGGGTCGGCGGGATGGAGGAGGCTGGAATGGCGTGGACATGGCGGTTCGAGAAGTCCGACGGGGCGGAGACGAAGCCCGCGGTGCAGCCGGAGGAGTTCCCGACCCAGGGGGACGCGGAGTCGTGGATCGGCGAGGAGTGGCGGGAGCTCCTCGAGGGAGGCGCGGAGCAGGTGACGCTCTTCGAGGACGGTAAGAAGATCTACGGCCCGATGAGCCTGCGCGCCGAATAGGCAAAGGCCGAACAGGCAAAGGCCGAATAGGCAAAGGCCGAACAGGCAAAGCCGAACGGACAAGGCCGAACAGACAGAGCCGAACAGACAAAAGCGCGGGGTGGCGGTCCCGACCGTCACCCCACCCCGGCCCCGGATCAGCGGCCCCTGATCAGCCGCGCACCCCGCACAGGTGCAGCAGCGCCGCCACCGCCCGGTAGGGATCCGTGCGGCCGGCCCGCTCCTCGGCCGTCAGCAGCCGCTCCCACTCCGGGGAGCCCGGCGGCTCCGCGTCGTCCGGGGCGAGGTCGGTGAAGACCCGCACGCCGTACCAGGCGCGCAGCGGCGCGCCGATCGCGGTGAGGGTCTCGGTCAGCTCCTCGCGCCGGTCGGCGCGCACCGGCAGCCCGATCCGGTTGGTGTACGAGGGGGAGTCGAAGGCGGCCAGCGCGGTGTCGAAGTCCCCGGCCAGACCGGGCCGCATCGCCAGCGCGTCACCGTTGCGCACCAGCAGCGAGAGCAGACCGCCGGGGGCCAGCACCCGGGCCAGCCCGGCGAGCAGCGGATCCGGTTCGGGCACGTACATCAGCACGCCGTGGCACAGCACCACATCGAAGGTGCCCGGCAGGAAGTGTGCCCCGGTCTCCCGGCCGTCGCCCTCGAGCAGCCGCACACGTCTTCGGATGCCCTCGGGCTCGTCGGCGAGCGCGGTGCGGGCCGCCTCCAGCATGGTGGCGTCGGACTCCAGCCCGGTCACCTCATGGCCCGCGCGGGCCAGCCGCAGGGCCTGGGTGCCCTGGCCGACGCCCACGTCGAGGATCCGCAGCCGCTGCCCCACCGGGAAGCGCGCGGTGATCTGCTCATCGAGCTGATGGGCGACCAGCGCCTGCCGGACGGTGTTCCGCAGGCCCCCGAGGTGGCCCAGCCAGCCGGCCGCCCCGCCGGTGAAGCCGGAGGGTTGGCCGCTCAGGGCCGCTCTCCGCGCTTGACCTGCGGCTTGGGCAGCCGCAGTCGGCGCATCTGGAGGGTGCGCATCAGGGCGTACGCCACCGCGCCGCGCAGATTCTCGTCGGGGAAGCGCTTGCGCAGCTGCCGCTTGAGCTGGACGCCGAGGACGAGGGAGTTGACCACGATGAGGACGATGACCACCATCCACACCAGCAGCACATAGCTCTGCATGGCGCCGGCCCGGACCATGCTCAGGACCAGGATGACCACCGCGAGCGGCAGGAAGTACTCGGCGACGGAGAACCGCGAGTCCACGTAGTCACGGGCGAACCGCCGCACCGGACCCTTGTCACGGGCCGGCAGATACCGCTCGTCACCCCCGGCCAGCGCCTGGCGCTGCTTGGCCAGATCGGCGCGGCGGGCCTCGCGCGCACGCTTCGTGGCGTCCTTACGGTTGGCCGGCGTCTTCGCCAGGCTACGGCGCTGCGACTGGGCCTCGCTCCGCTTGGGAGTGGGGCGGCCCTTGGGCGCCTGCGGGTCACGGGTCTGCTGCGGCTGGTCCGCGGTCACCTTGGTGGTAGCGGCCTGCTCATCCTTGGAACGGCTTCGGAACACAAAGCCCAAGGGTACGGGTTGCGGGGTGTGCGCCCCAGCCTCTGGGGGAACGATCAGGCAACGGAGTCCCGCCCTAATCGGGACACAGGGGGCGCACTCCTCCTTGCGCCGGAGGCTCCGACCGTCTGATCGTCCCTGCGGAGGAGCGCGGGCGGGCTCGAACAGTGCGGTAATGGAAGCAGGCCCCGTAGGCTGGGTCTGTTGGAGTGCCGGAGTCACACGTCCGTCAGAAGGGGGCGCGCGAGGCCCATGAGCGGTGTCATGAAGCGTATGGGGATGATCTTCCGCGCGAAAGCCAACAAGGCCCTGGACCGGGCCGAGGACCCGCGCGAAACCCTTGACTACTCGTACCAGAAGCAGCTGGAGCTGCTCCAGAAGGTGCGCCGCGGTGTCGCCGACGTGGCGACCTCGCGCAAGCGCCTGGAGCTGCAGCTCAACCAGTTGCAGGGCCAGTCCACCAAGCTGGAGGACCAGGGCCGCAAGGCGCTCGCGCTCGGCCGGGAGGACCTGGCCCGCGAGGCGCTGTCCCGCCGCGCCGCGCTGCAGCAGCAGGTCACCGACCTGGAGACCCAGCACCAGACGCTCCAGGGCGAGGAGGAGAAGCTGACCCTGGCCGCCCAGCGGCTCCAGGCCAAGGTCGACGCCTTCCGTACGCGCAAGGAGACCATCAAGGCCACCTACACCGCGGCCCAGGCCCAGACCCGCATCGGCGAGGCGTTCTCCGGCATCTCCGAGGAGATGGGCGACGTCGGCATGGCGATCCAGCGTGCCGAGGACAAGACGGCGCAGCTCCAGGCGCGCGCGGGCGCGATCGACGAGCTGCTGGCCTCCGGCGCCCTGGACGACCAGTCCGGTATGGCCAAGGACGACATCGCGGCCGAGCTGGACCGGATCTCCGGCGGTACGGACGTGGAGCTGGAGCTTCAGCGGATGAAGGCCGAGCTGGCCGGCGGCAGCCCGCAGCAGGCGATCGAGGGCGGCAAGACGGACGAGTCCCAGCAGTCCCGGACCCAGCACAAGTTCGACAAGCAGTAGCCCGCGCCCCCGCCTGGGCGAGGTCTCCAAGGAGGTCGTCATGATCGTGCGGATCATGGGGGAGGGCCAGGTGCTGGTGGCCGAGAGCCATCTGCCCGGACTGAACAGGCTGGACGACGAGCTGCTCGCGGAGATCGAGGGCGGTGATCACGAGGGCTTCCGGAGGACCCTGGGCGCGCTGCTGGACGCGGTGCGCTCGGCCGGTGAGCCCCTGCCCGACGACGCGCTCCAGCCGTCCGAACTGATCCTCCCCGCCGCCGACGCGACCCTCGAGGAAGTCAAGGCCATGCTCAAGGACGACGGCCTCATTCCGGGCTAGTGCGGCGCGCTCCCGGATCCACACTCCAGCACAGGTCGTACCTCCCTTCACCGGCCGGGTACGGGCCGCCCGCGAAGCCGGGCGGCTCCCCGCGGCCCTTACCGTTGGATTCCGTGACTCCCCTCGCCGTCGGGCCGGGCCTGGCCCGTCCGCACCGCTGGCTGTGCGCCCACCCCCGTGCCCTGGACACCCTGGTGGCGCTGGGGGTCCTCGCGCTGATCCTGATCGGCGCGGTGGCCGGCCCGCGCATGCGCGACCAGTCGCTGGGCGCCTTCTTCGTGCTGCTGGCCGTCCTCGCGGCCGCCTCACTGGTGCTCCGCCGCGATCTGCCCCGCGGGGTGCTCGCCTTCAACGTCGCCCTCACCCTCACCGAGCTCGTCACCAATGACGTGGGCCCGCCGCGCACCTCGATCGTGTTCGGGGTCGTGGTGGCGCTCTACACCGTGGCGGCCCGCACCGACCGCCCCACCACCTGGCGGGTCGGCGCCGCCACGGCCGTGCTGCTCACCGGCGCCGGGATGCTCTTCGCGCTCAACCCCTGGTACTCACAGGAGAATTGGGGTCTGTTCGCGTGGACCGGGCTGGCCGCGGCCGCCGGCGACGCGGTGCGCAGCCGGCGCGCCTATGTGGCCGCCATCGAGGAGCGGGCGGTCCGCGCCGAGCGCACCCGCGAGGAGGAGGCGCGCCGCCGGGTCGCCGAGGAGCGGCTGCGGATCGCCCGTGAGCTGCACGATGTCGTGGCGCATCACATCGCGCTGGTCAACGTCCAGGCCGGGGTCGCCTCCCATGTCATGGACAACCGCCCGGACCAGGCCAAGGAGGCGCTCGCGCACGTACGGCAGGCGAGCCGCTCGGCGCTGGAGGAGCTGCGGGCCACGGTCGGCCTGCTGCGGCAGTACGGCGACCCGGCCGCCCCCACCGAACCGGCCCCCGGCCTCACCGTGCTGGACCAGCTCGTGGACGGCTTCGTACGGGCCGGGATGCGGGTCCGGGTCCGGGCGGAGCCACCGGAGGAGCTGGGTCCGCTGCCGGGCTCGGTGGACCTCACGGCCTACCGGGTGGTCCAGGAGGCGCTGACCAATGTGCACAAGCACGCCGGGCCCGGGGCCACGGCCGAGATCCGCATCGCCCGGGTCGCGGACGCGCTGGAGGTCACGGTCGAGGACGACGGGGCGGGGACGCGGACCGAGGGCCCCGAGGAGGCGCCGGACGGCGCGGACGGGTCCGGGCAACCCCGGGCGGACGGGACGGAGCCCGGCGGCGGACACGGCCTGCTGGGGATGCGCGAGCGGGTGACCGCGCTGCGCGGCAGCTGCGAGGCGGGAGCCCTGCCCGAGGGCGGTTTCCGGGTGCGGGTGAGACTTCCCCTGCAGCCGCGTAGGGGAGGGGACTCATGACGATCAGGGTGCTGCTGGCGGACGATCAGGCGCTGCTGCGCAGCGCGTTCCGCGTCCTGGTGGACTCCGAACCGGACATGGAGGTGGTGGGCGAGGCGTCCGACGGGGCGGAGGCGGTGGACATCGCCCGGGCCCGGGGCGCCGACGTCGTCCTGATGGACATCCGGATGCCCGGTACGGACGGGCTGGCCGCCACCCGCATGATCACCGAAGACCCGCAGCTCAAGGACGTCCGGGTGGTCATGCTGACGACCTTCGAGGTGGACGAGTACGTAGTGGACTCGCTGCGGGCGGGGGCCAGCGGCTTCCTCGGCAAGGGCGCCGAACCCGATGAACTGCTCGCGGCGATCCGTATCGCGGCGGCGGGCGAGGCGCTGCTGTCCCCGGCCGCGACCAAGGGGCTGATCGCCCGCTTCCTTGCCCAGGGCGACGGGAGCGGCGACCAGGGCGCCTATGACGCCTCACGGCTGGACGCCCTGACCGTGCGCGAGCGGGAGGTCCTGGTCCAGGTGGGCGGCGGGCTGTCCAACGACGAGATCGCCGCCCGGCTGGAGGTCAGCCCGCTCACGGTCAAGACGCATGTCAACCGCGCGA encodes the following:
- the cobT gene encoding nicotinate-nucleotide--dimethylbenzimidazole phosphoribosyltransferase produces the protein MSALNLDDFVDLIERPDGGIRRDAEERRERLALPPGALGRLDELGEWLAAAQQRVPVKPIEQPRVVLFAGDHGVSDLGVSARPARSTRRLVRAVLDGESPAAILAARLGTPVRVIDMSLDCDPEDLPEDVTRHRVRRGSGRIDVEDALTPDEAERAFRTGMAIADEEADSGTDLLVLGDLSVGGTTAAATLIAALCGTDASVVTGRGGAAIDDLAWMRKCAAIRDGLRRARPVLGDQLQLLATVGGADLAAITGFLLQSAVRHTPVILDGVVSAACALVAQRVAFRAPDWWLAGQASGEPGQEKALDRIALTPLLDHGVTIGEGTGALLALPLVQAAAALHAELPERDG
- a CDS encoding response regulator transcription factor, yielding MTIRVLLADDQALLRSAFRVLVDSEPDMEVVGEASDGAEAVDIARARGADVVLMDIRMPGTDGLAATRMITEDPQLKDVRVVMLTTFEVDEYVVDSLRAGASGFLGKGAEPDELLAAIRIAAAGEALLSPAATKGLIARFLAQGDGSGDQGAYDASRLDALTVREREVLVQVGGGLSNDEIAARLEVSPLTVKTHVNRAMAKLSARDRAQLVVIAYETGLVRAGA
- a CDS encoding DUF3043 domain-containing protein, translated to MFRSRSKDEQAATTKVTADQPQQTRDPQAPKGRPTPKRSEAQSQRRSLAKTPANRKDATKRAREARRADLAKQRQALAGGDERYLPARDKGPVRRFARDYVDSRFSVAEYFLPLAVVILVLSMVRAGAMQSYVLLVWMVVIVLIVVNSLVLGVQLKRQLRKRFPDENLRGAVAYALMRTLQMRRLRLPKPQVKRGERP
- a CDS encoding PspA/IM30 family protein encodes the protein MSGVMKRMGMIFRAKANKALDRAEDPRETLDYSYQKQLELLQKVRRGVADVATSRKRLELQLNQLQGQSTKLEDQGRKALALGREDLAREALSRRAALQQQVTDLETQHQTLQGEEEKLTLAAQRLQAKVDAFRTRKETIKATYTAAQAQTRIGEAFSGISEEMGDVGMAIQRAEDKTAQLQARAGAIDELLASGALDDQSGMAKDDIAAELDRISGGTDVELELQRMKAELAGGSPQQAIEGGKTDESQQSRTQHKFDKQ
- a CDS encoding class I SAM-dependent methyltransferase; its protein translation is MRNTVRQALVAHQLDEQITARFPVGQRLRILDVGVGQGTQALRLARAGHEVTGLESDATMLEAARTALADEPEGIRRRVRLLEGDGRETGAHFLPGTFDVVLCHGVLMYVPEPDPLLAGLARVLAPGGLLSLLVRNGDALAMRPGLAGDFDTALAAFDSPSYTNRIGLPVRADRREELTETLTAIGAPLRAWYGVRVFTDLAPDDAEPPGSPEWERLLTAEERAGRTDPYRAVAALLHLCGVRG
- the pspAA gene encoding PspA-associated protein PspAA, producing MIVRIMGEGQVLVAESHLPGLNRLDDELLAEIEGGDHEGFRRTLGALLDAVRSAGEPLPDDALQPSELILPAADATLEEVKAMLKDDGLIPG
- a CDS encoding bifunctional adenosylcobinamide kinase/adenosylcobinamide-phosphate guanylyltransferase, with the protein product MELTLLGTGAPDGLPRHGCPCAACAAAVGEEARAATSLLIDGALLIDLTPGAAFAAARAGYSLVGVRQVLLSHPHAGPAVEFPAGLPAPGRVPDGRALSLISGHRVRAVALDSPGTGYEVTGPDGTRLLYLPPGAAAAGLPNPAEPYDMVLLDVLGRPDALAALRSSGAVGATTDVLAVHLDHTTPPGRELHRRLATVGARAVPDGQTLIVGEYHAVPDLPRRTLVLGGARSGKSLEAERRLAAFPDVLYVATGGTREGDPEWAARVAAHRDRRPGSWRTTESCDLPPLLAEDGPPLLIDCLALWLTDAMDSVSAWDDEKWAHGGERALHERVSALVTAVRATTRTVVAVSNEVGAGIVPATASGRRFRDELGRLNAAFAEECEQVLLVVAGQPLPLRG
- a CDS encoding sensor histidine kinase: MDSVTPLAVGPGLARPHRWLCAHPRALDTLVALGVLALILIGAVAGPRMRDQSLGAFFVLLAVLAAASLVLRRDLPRGVLAFNVALTLTELVTNDVGPPRTSIVFGVVVALYTVAARTDRPTTWRVGAATAVLLTGAGMLFALNPWYSQENWGLFAWTGLAAAAGDAVRSRRAYVAAIEERAVRAERTREEEARRRVAEERLRIARELHDVVAHHIALVNVQAGVASHVMDNRPDQAKEALAHVRQASRSALEELRATVGLLRQYGDPAAPTEPAPGLTVLDQLVDGFVRAGMRVRVRAEPPEELGPLPGSVDLTAYRVVQEALTNVHKHAGPGATAEIRIARVADALEVTVEDDGAGTRTEGPEEAPDGADGSGQPRADGTEPGGGHGLLGMRERVTALRGSCEAGALPEGGFRVRVRLPLQPRRGGDS